In one window of Helianthus annuus cultivar XRQ/B chromosome 17, HanXRQr2.0-SUNRISE, whole genome shotgun sequence DNA:
- the LOC110876072 gene encoding glutathione S-transferase T3-like, producing the protein MSQLQQLQQFQALQQFMQRNSVQLDQFQSQPPTSQPQPSIQLDDDDDEVVPESPPKELNRKKNRGKGKAVETQSDTAKKKAVREQRRERNNQTGSGFWSACTDRFNNLMGEGPYRDLESVSGKWRKMNKCVNDFIGIYNPLYINRPSGSSDEDVLNLTMARWETKNPSFPHLRAWNILKKEPKWAPIPNEVATAKRTKTSESGSYSAGGSTARCQIDINDEPEYEEEPVHGIECPG; encoded by the exons ATGTCCCAACTTCAACAATTGCAACAATTCCAAGCACTTCAACAATTCATGCAACGCAACTCGGTTCAACTTGATCAATTCCAATCGCAACCGCCAACTTCGCAACCGCAACCCTCGATTCAacttgacgatgatgatgatgaagtcgtCCCCGAATCGCCACCTAAAGAACTCAACCGAAAAAAAAACAGGGGGAAGGGGAAGGCCGTTGAAACCCAATCCGACACCGCAAAAAAAAAAGCGGTTCGAGAGCAAAGGCGAGAAC ggAACAATCAAACGGGTTCTGGTTTTTGGTCGGCATGTACGGATAGATTTAATAACCTTATGGGGGAAGGCCCCTACCGTGATCTCGAATCCGTATCGGGCAAGTGGCGGAAAATGAACAAGTGCGTGAATGATTTTATCGGGATTTATAACCCACTTTACATCAATCGTCCTAGTGGGAGTAGCGACGAGGACGTTCTTAACCTTACGATGGCTAGATGGGAAACAAAAAATCCGTCTTTCCCGCACCTCCGAGCATGGAACATTTTAAAGAAAGAACCTAAATGGGCGCCGATTCCAAATGAGGTCGCAACCGCCAAACGGACTAAAACTTCCGAGTCCGGAAGTTATAGTGCGGGAGGCTCCACTGCTCGTTGTCAAATCGACATAAACGACGAACCGGAATATGAGGAGGAGCCCGTTCACGGGATCGAATGTCCCGGATGA